The genome window CGCCGAAGGTTGCGGGAGCGTGGAATCTGCACGAGCTGACGCGGGATCGAGATCTGGACCTCTTCGTCCTGTTCTCCTCGGCGGTGACACTCATCGGGTCGCCGGGGCAGGCGAACTACGTTGCTGCGAACGCGTTCCTGGACAGCCTGGCGCACCACCGGCGGGCAATCGGCTTGGCGGGCCTGAGCATCAATTGGGGTGCCTGGTCGGATTTGGGGTTCGGTCGCGTCGCCGGGCTGAAGCGGAGGCTCGAGCTGCACAACATGCGGAGTCTGCAGCCGTCGCAGGCGCTCTACGCGTTGGGACAAGTCCTCGATTGGCCGACGCCTCAGCTGGGTATCCTTCGCCTGGACCTGAAGCGCCTGTTTACCTCGTTCCCGCAGGCCCTGGAGTGGCCTCTGCTTGGCGAGCTCGCCGAGCGCGCGGATGTCGGCACCCAAGGCGACAGCCCTTTGCGGACCGAGCTGCTCGAGATCCCGTTCGCGTCCGAGCGGATCTCGCGGCTACAGAGCCACCTACGCGAACAGTTCGCACAGGTCATGGGTGTCGAGGCCGATCGCTTCGGAGTGAATCGACCTCTGGCGGAGATGGGCCTGGATTCGCTGATGGCGCTCGAGCTTCGGAATCGACTGGAGCGCTCTCTTGGCATGCGGCTCTCGGCGACGATTCTCTTCAACTTCCCGACCATTCACGCGCTCGCTCCGGAGGTGGGACGGCGGATGGGTTTGCTGGACGATCCAGGCGCGGCCGAAGAGCCGCCGCCGCCGGAGGCCGACCCACGGCACGCCGAGGATCTCGCGAGAATCGAGGCCCTCTCGGATGAAGAGGCCGAGGAGCTTCTGAACGACCGACTCGAGTCCCTGAACGGCGAGGTGGCGCTGTGAGCACATCGAGCAAGGCCGGTTCCGCGGCGTCACTGCCGCCTCTCAAGCGGGCGTTGATCGCCATCGACGGGTTGAAGCGGAGACTCGACGAGGTCGAGATGGCCAAGCACGAGCCCATTGCCGTCGTCGGTATGGGCTGTCGCTTGCCGGGCGGAGTTCGAGACCCCGAGTCGTTCTGGCGGCTCCTCGAAGAAGGACGAGATGCGGTACAGGAGATCCCGTCGGAGCGCTTCGACGTCGACCGGATTTTCGATCCGGAACCGGCGAAGCCCGGGAAGACGAACTCGCGTTGGGGCGCCTTCGTTGACGACATCGCCGGATTCGATCCGAGCTTCTTCGGAATCTCGGCGCGCGAAGCGATCGGCATGGATCCCCAGCAGCGCATGAGCCTCGAGGTCGCGTGGGAGGCGATCGAGAACGCGGGGATTGCGCCGGATCGCCTGAGTGGATGTCGGGTCGGCGTCTATCTGGGACTCGCGACCTGGGAGTACATGCTGAGCCATCCCCTCTCGTCCAAGGAGATCTCCGGAATCCACTCGGTCGGGAATGCGCACAGCATTGCGAGTGGGCGGATCTCGCACTTCTTGAACCTGAAGGGGCCTAGCCTTTCGATCGACTCCGCGTGCTCGTCGTCGTTGAGTGCCGTCCATCTCGCGGTTCGTTCGCTGCGCAGCGGCGAGACCGACGTGGCGCTCGCGGGCGGCGTGAACGCCAGTCTCTACCCGGATACGTGGGTCGTTCTCTCCAGAGGCGGAATGATGGACCCGAGCGGTCGGTGCCGGGCCTTCGACGCGGATGGCAAGGGATTCGTTCGCGGCGAAGGGTGTGGTGTCGTGGTTTTGAAGCGTCTCTCGGACGCGCTCGCTGCCGGCGATCCCATCTGGGCCGTCGTGCGCGGAACGGCCAGCCATCAGGATGGTCGCAGCGCCGGTGTGACCGCGCCTTGCGGCATCGCGCAGGAGACGGTGATTCGCGAGGCGCTCGCCGACGCCGGACGTCCCCCCGAAGCGATCGGCTACGTCGAGTCGCACGGAACGGGGACACCGCTCGGCGACCCGATCGAGATGGAGGCGCTGAAGACGGTCTTCGGAGACGCGGCGGCGGGCGAGCGATGCGCGATCGGAGCCGTGAAGACCAACATCGGTCACCTGGAAGCGGCCGCGGGCATCGCGGGGTTCATCAAGGCGGTCCTGGTTCTCGCTCACGAGACCGTTCCCGCGAACCTGCACTTCAAGAAACTGAGCCCCTACATCTCGCTCGACGGAAGCTGTCTCGAGGTTCCCACTGCAAATCGCGCGCTTCTTCCCAGAGAGGGACATCGTCGCTGCGCAGGTGTGAGCTCGTTCGGGTTCTCCGGAACGAACGTTCACACCGTCCTCGAGGAGGCTCCCGTCGAGCCGGCCGCCGGAGAGTCCCGTCCCGCCCAGATCCTGGCTCTCTCGGCCGCGAGCTCGTCAGCGTTGGATCAAGTGGGAGCAGAGGTCGCGACCTTCTTGGACGAGCATCCGGAGGTCGATCTCGCGGACGTCGCACATACGCTACGCGTCGGCCGGAGCCGTCTCCCGCACCGTCGCTTGTTGGTGGCGCGCGACCGCGAGGACGCCACGAGTGTGTTGCGGGCAGCGGACCCGACGCGTCTGTTCGAAACGGTCAGCGACGAGCTGAGCCGCCCGGTCGCGTTTCTGTTCTCGGGCCTTGGGGATCAGTACGCGGGGATGGGAGCGGAACTCTACTCGACCGAGCCGACGTTCCGGAGGCTCGTCGACGAAGGCTGCGAAACCTTGCGTCCCCTGATTGGTCGCGACGTCCTCGCGCTTCTCTACCCGCCTGCCGCGAAACCCGAACCGTCGAGTGCATCCGGCGGCGGAATCGATCTGCGTCAGATGCTCGCGGGTCGCGGCGGGCGAAAAGGGGGATCCACGGATCCGCTGCACCAGACCTTGATTGGGCAGCCCGCCACGCTGGTCGTCGAGTACGCTCTGGCGCAGCTGCTCATGGAGTGGGGGGTCCGTCCTCGCGCGGTGATGGGGCACAGTCTCGGCGAGATCACCGCGGCGTGCGTCGCGGGCGTGTTCTCCTTCGCCGATGGTCTTCGTCTGGCCGCGAAGCGCGCACAACTCATCGAGGAGGAGATGCCCGCCGGAGGGATGTGCGCGGCGTCGCTGTCCGAAGACGAGCTGCGCCCACTTCTGCCTTCCGGTGTGTCGCTCGCGGCCGTGAACGCGCCCGCTCTGTGCGTCGCGTCGGGGTCGATCGAAGGTCTGGAGGCGTTGGAAGAAGGGCTGCGCTCGCGCGGCGTGACCCACCGACGGATGGCGGCGAGCCACGCGTATCACTCGACGTCGATGGAGAGGATCGCCGGGCGGCTGGCGGAGTTCGTGGGAAGCCTGGAGCGCCATCCGGCCCGGATGTCCGTCGTGTCGAACGTCACCGGGGATTGGCTTTTGCCCGACGCGATGGCGGAGCCGGAGTATTGGGCGCGCCACCTGTGCGCGACGGTGCGTTTTGCCGACGGCGCGACCACGCTGTGGAGCCAGGATCCCAGTATGGTGTTCGTGGAGGTCGGACCGGGGCAGGCGCTCGGGAGCTTTGCGCACCAGCTCCCGGTAGAGAGCGGCGCGGCGCGAATGGTTCTCCCGACCATTCGGGCATCGTACGACAAGCAGCGCGACCTGGACTTCCTTCTCGCGTCGGTGGGGAAGCTCTGGCTGTCGGGTGTCGAGGTCGACTGGGACGGATTTGCCGCACACGAGGATCGGCGGAATATCCGCCTCCCGGTCTATCCGTTCCAACACGCGCGATACTGGCCGAGCGCCGCGGGCAGCGAGGCCGTCGCGCCGATCGCCGAAGCCGCGCGTTCGCCGGTATGGAAGCGAGATCGCGGCAGCGTGCGCCCAACGGACGTCGCCGGTGACCGCCCGTGTGTCGTGCTGAGCCGCACGCGGGAAACCGGTGCGGCGTTTGCGGCGCACCTCATCGCCGGCGGACGCACGGTGATCTGGGCTCATGAAGGGGAGACCTTCGAGTTCTTCGGAGACAATCGTTTCTCGATCGATCTCTCGGACGCCGAGGATCTGGACGAGATCTTGAAGTACGCCTGGGGAAGCACCGGCGCCGCACCACAGATCGTGAACGTCGTGGGTTTGGATCCCGTTGCCAGTGGTGACGGGGACGCGGCAGCGGGTGACGCGAAGGTCGTCGCTCGGAGCACCGCGGCGCTGGCCGATGCACTGGACCGGGGAGGGCTCCGACAGGACGTCGAGCTGATGGTCGTGACCTCGCACGCGGAGTCGCCTACACCAGGTGCCGATCTCTCGTCGCCAATCGCGATCGCCCGCTCCGCCGGGCAGGCGCTTTGCCACCGATTGCCGTCCGGGCACGCGAGGATGGTCGATGTCGCGGTGGCCGGGCCGGCAGATCTTCCCGCCGCGATCGCGGCGGTAGCCCAGGAGCTAGCGCTCGAGGCGGGAAGCCTCCGCGTGGCTCACCGCGCCGGCCGTCGTTGGGAGCGCAAGACGGAACCCGTGTCGCGGACGGCGCCGGCCGACGAGTCCGTTCTGGCGGGAGACGTCCTGCTGGTGGTACGGAGCGCGGACCCGGTCGACGATGCGCTGACGCGGATCCTCGAAGGCCGAGCCGATGTTCGCGTGGTCGAAGCGGACGCCGCGTCGGTCGTCGACACCGCCGCCCGCCTGAGCGACGAGCGAATCCCGGTCCGCGGAGTTCTCGTGTCCGTGGGCGAGCGTCCGGAGCCGACCAACGGGAGCCGCGACCCGGAGCGGACGCCGACGCATTGGATCGATCCCTTGTGCGCAGAGGCGGAGATGCTCCGGCGCGTGGTCGAGAGGCTGGCGCCCGAGTTCGTCGTCCTCCTCTCGAGATTCGACGAGCCCATGCACGCAGAGCCGCTCGCGGCAGAAGCGATCTTCTTCGAAGCGTGTGCGGCGGTGCAGGTCGTGTCGCTGCGGGTGGCGCCCGGCGCGGACCTCGCGGAGATGCTCGATCCGGCTCAGCTCGATGCGATCATCGACGCCGGTCGTTCGCGGATGGACCTTCTGGCTGCTGTCGAAGTAC of Candidatus Binatia bacterium contains these proteins:
- a CDS encoding beta-ketoacyl synthase N-terminal-like domain-containing protein, yielding MSTSSKAGSAASLPPLKRALIAIDGLKRRLDEVEMAKHEPIAVVGMGCRLPGGVRDPESFWRLLEEGRDAVQEIPSERFDVDRIFDPEPAKPGKTNSRWGAFVDDIAGFDPSFFGISAREAIGMDPQQRMSLEVAWEAIENAGIAPDRLSGCRVGVYLGLATWEYMLSHPLSSKEISGIHSVGNAHSIASGRISHFLNLKGPSLSIDSACSSSLSAVHLAVRSLRSGETDVALAGGVNASLYPDTWVVLSRGGMMDPSGRCRAFDADGKGFVRGEGCGVVVLKRLSDALAAGDPIWAVVRGTASHQDGRSAGVTAPCGIAQETVIREALADAGRPPEAIGYVESHGTGTPLGDPIEMEALKTVFGDAAAGERCAIGAVKTNIGHLEAAAGIAGFIKAVLVLAHETVPANLHFKKLSPYISLDGSCLEVPTANRALLPREGHRRCAGVSSFGFSGTNVHTVLEEAPVEPAAGESRPAQILALSAASSSALDQVGAEVATFLDEHPEVDLADVAHTLRVGRSRLPHRRLLVARDREDATSVLRAADPTRLFETVSDELSRPVAFLFSGLGDQYAGMGAELYSTEPTFRRLVDEGCETLRPLIGRDVLALLYPPAAKPEPSSASGGGIDLRQMLAGRGGRKGGSTDPLHQTLIGQPATLVVEYALAQLLMEWGVRPRAVMGHSLGEITAACVAGVFSFADGLRLAAKRAQLIEEEMPAGGMCAASLSEDELRPLLPSGVSLAAVNAPALCVASGSIEGLEALEEGLRSRGVTHRRMAASHAYHSTSMERIAGRLAEFVGSLERHPARMSVVSNVTGDWLLPDAMAEPEYWARHLCATVRFADGATTLWSQDPSMVFVEVGPGQALGSFAHQLPVESGAARMVLPTIRASYDKQRDLDFLLASVGKLWLSGVEVDWDGFAAHEDRRNIRLPVYPFQHARYWPSAAGSEAVAPIAEAARSPVWKRDRGSVRPTDVAGDRPCVVLSRTRETGAAFAAHLIAGGRTVIWAHEGETFEFFGDNRFSIDLSDAEDLDEILKYAWGSTGAAPQIVNVVGLDPVASGDGDAAAGDAKVVARSTAALADALDRGGLRQDVELMVVTSHAESPTPGADLSSPIAIARSAGQALCHRLPSGHARMVDVAVAGPADLPAAIAAVAQELALEAGSLRVAHRAGRRWERKTEPVSRTAPADESVLAGDVLLVVRSADPVDDALTRILEGRADVRVVEADAASVVDTAARLSDERIPVRGVLVSVGERPEPTNGSRDPERTPTHWIDPLCAEAEMLRRVVERLAPEFVVLLSRFDEPMHAEPLAAEAIFFEACAAVQVVSLRVAPGADLAEMLDPAQLDAIIDAGRSRMDLLAAVEVPPERPAQESAPGTAEALTSGHGRPDLLTPYVAPRDEIEERLTALWVDLLATESIGVHDSFLELGGNSLMATDLAYRVHSAFGRILPLQDFFAAPTISGLAETLRREAGASGDAGLTCSAESQIATISP